The following nucleotide sequence is from Candidatus Dormiibacterota bacterium.
GCGATCTTTATGTTGCGGGTTAGGCGGCTGAGAGTTTTAAGCTGGTGCAGGGTCAGGGCCGTGCCGCTTACAGCTACTACTTGTTTTATCCCTGTCTGGTGACTGACGACTACATCCATATTGCCCTCTACTATCACCACTTCATCGCTGCGGCGAATAGCCTCCTTGGCCAAATGCAAGCCAAAGATGGCTTTGCTTTTATCGAATAAAACCGTTTGGGGGGTATTGAGGTATTTCGGCATAGAATCATCCAGTACTCGCCCCATGAATCCGATGGGAGTCCCTTGAATGTCGCAGATTGTAAACATCAGCCGCTGGCGGTGAATGTCGAATAAATTAGACCGCCCGGCTTTCTGCCCGGCAAGGCCCGCCTTTTTGAGCTCTGCGGCTGTAAAGCCTTTTTTTTGCAGAAAATCTGTGAGTGCTGTCCAGCTGTCGGGCGCGTAGCCGACCTCAAAATCTTCCACAGTCTGCTTGCTCAGCTTACGTTTTTTTATGGCATATTCATAAGCCGTCTTATTTTTAACAAGTGTAGCCTGATAATACTTAACGGCCCAGCGCAGGGCTTCTGTTAATCGATCCTGCTCTTTTTTTACTTTAGGGTCGTAGCCCTGGCTGCTCAGCTGCACACCGGCTTTGGCAGCCAAAACCTCCAGAGCACCTCGGAAATCGAGACCGTCCATTTCCATTACAAATGCAAATATATCGCCGCCGCGCTGGCAGCCGAAACAGTGCCAAATGCCCTTTTCAGGGCTAACCATAAAACTAGCTGTCTTTTCATTATGAAACGGGCAAGGGGCTTTAAGGTTGCGCCCGGACTGCTTTAATTCAATGTAGCCGCCAACGATCTCAGCCACATCAAGCTTGTCTTTAATCTGCTCCACTTCTGTCATGGTGGTATTTTATCAGATAAGTGCAAGTAAAAAGGAAAAGGCCGGTCATATGACCGGCCAATACCGTTTAAAAAGTCTTTTGAGATGGGTTAGGCGGCGGCGAGGTATTTCTGAAGCATAGCTTCCCGCCTCTGCTCTGGAGACATCTGCAAAAGGTTGTCGATGCGAGCACGCCGCAAAGTCAGGACAGTAGAGGGTGAAGATTCGATCTCTTCTTTTCTAGCCTCTTCAAGATCACGGCGAATGACCGTATCGGCCATCTTGGGGTCTCCGTTTTTTAGGAGTTCTACCATGTTCGTTTCAACCACAGTTATTCTCCTCGGAGTCAAAGCTTTTTAACGGTCAGTTGCACCACCTCAGTAGCGTAACTTACCCTCTATTGTGCCATTGTCCGCCTATAAGCACAACCGTTTTTGATTGATAAATACTGTTTATGGCGGAGAGAGCGGGATTCGAACCCGCGATACGGTTTCCCGCATACACGCTTTCCAAGCGTGCGCCTTCAGCCACTCGGCCACCTCTCCTCGACCGACTTATTTTACTCTGTAAAAGCCGTAAGTAAAAGGAAAAGCGGCCACTCTTTTAAGTGGCCGCTTCAAAAACCGGCTGCTCGTTCGCCCAAAGCCTCCTTGCGCCTTGGAGCATGATTGGCACGGTCAAGGCCATGATCTTTATGTCCAGCCACAAGCTTGTGCTCTTAATGTAGAGCATATCAAATGCCGTAGCCTGCTCCGCGTCAGGAAGCAGTGGCAATCTGACCTTGGCTAGCCCTGTCATTCCGGGACGGACCGCTGTGCGGTGACCGTAGCTGGGTATTCTTTCTGAAAGCTCCTTGTGCTTCTCTACCGGATGCGGCCTAGGACCCACCAAGCTCATATCACCCTTAATGACGTTAATGAATTGGGGAATCTCATCCAAGTGTGTAGCGCGAATCAGCTTGCCAAAGCCGGTCAAACGCTCATCGGCCAAACTGCGGCAAATGTAAATCGGGGTTTGAGGCTCAAACTTCATGGACCGCAGTTTAATGAGGGTGAATACCCTTCCGTTCTTTCCCACTCGCTTTTGGCGGTAAATGGCAGGCCCCTTGGAGGTAGTCTTTACCATGACCACCAGAAGAAGCAAGAGAGGCGCCGCTAGCAGTAAAAGGATTGTGGCAAGCGCGACGTCCAGTACTCGCTTAAAAACTCCGTAACGAGGCATTGCACCTCCCAAATGTCGATGATCAAGCTTT
It contains:
- the dnaG gene encoding DNA primase, coding for MTEVEQIKDKLDVAEIVGGYIELKQSGRNLKAPCPFHNEKTASFMVSPEKGIWHCFGCQRGGDIFAFVMEMDGLDFRGALEVLAAKAGVQLSSQGYDPKVKKEQDRLTEALRWAVKYYQATLVKNKTAYEYAIKKRKLSKQTVEDFEVGYAPDSWTALTDFLQKKGFTAAELKKAGLAGQKAGRSNLFDIHRQRLMFTICDIQGTPIGFMGRVLDDSMPKYLNTPQTVLFDKSKAIFGLHLAKEAIRRSDEVVIVEGNMDVVVSHQTGIKQVVAVSGTALTLHQLKTLSRLTRNIKIAFDADDAGLKAAERAIDLSQSLGITLSMVDIPEGKDPDDLIQENPKSWEKYIADAKYAIDYLFDKLAEKYDLDSATGKRLYSDRLATIIGHLADAVEQDHYVQKLASKINASQDAIKEKLQKQVKQQPEQSAPEPAPAKPRHAKSLLEEAVLAINLAYPEVRLSLDDLTAANFENITHQEILEVMRKAGDKSGTEIASGLPKTGDYVKILTLRGEELYGSLAPADRSFEAYELVRRLQISSHKDIKAKLSKKLREAETKGDTQLAHMLLSEYQALINEDE
- a CDS encoding sugar transferase; amino-acid sequence: MPRYGVFKRVLDVALATILLLLAAPLLLLLVVMVKTTSKGPAIYRQKRVGKNGRVFTLIKLRSMKFEPQTPIYICRSLADERLTGFGKLIRATHLDEIPQFINVIKGDMSLVGPRPHPVEKHKELSERIPSYGHRTAVRPGMTGLAKVRLPLLPDAEQATAFDMLYIKSTSLWLDIKIMALTVPIMLQGARRLWANEQPVFEAAT